The genomic interval GGCCTAACTAGTCCAAGTCTGTCAGTAATGTCCTTGAATGCAGGAACAAGGCCACGTCTTATGAAGCATCCTTCAACGAGCTTCATCGAGTTTGACTCAGGAAGAGATGTGGCATCTTTCAACTCAAGGTCTAAACAAAATGGTGAGTCCTTTAACCACATCCTAAGAGAGTGTGCCTTAGCTACTAGGAGCCCGCTTCTTGTTCTACAAGGCAGAAAAGGGGAACCCATCTCCCAAAGGCAAGCCTTCAGTGTGCTATTGAGTGAAACCATGTTATACTCTGCCGTCCCTGTTATCAGAACAACCGATTTTGGAGACTCTGGGTAACCCTGTAACGATGCATCCTGTCATAGTATTGAAAATCCTGTATCAGGAATGCTAGTGGTTCATGTAGCAGATCCCAGCAGTTAGGATTAAAGTTCTCCAtcaattatgtaatatattttcatccattgcatattttgaatataataaatattaccGTATGTCCTCTGTCaacaaaggggaaaaaatcTGATACTTGAAATTCTTTGTAAAACTAGTCTTTGATAATGTGAAAAGTAGGGTTTTGAAGCTCAAGATTTGACTTAATGACAGCAGCAGTAACAGCAACAACAATGTCGATGCTGCTGGTGATAATAAGTTatcccaaaaaaacaaaaaatgcatcGTAGTAATAATGACATTGATGTAATAGTATCTTTATTAATAGGCACAAAAATGGGTGTCTCTAGCTTGAATACTTCCTATGTATACAAGAAGTTATAGCCACAAAAATGCATTCTAAACTTTTGACATGGCAACCCAAAGAGGGTCCTAAATTTAACAGAAATCAAGAGGAGATCTTACCTGCATATGGTCAAGCCATAAAGTAAGACCAACAAGAGCCGAACCAGCAGACAACTTTCTAAAATCAGCACCCCAGTCCTTGTCAGCTACTCTGCATTCAATGAACTACAAGGTATAAGCAATCCTaatacttaataaaaataaataaataaataaaaagcaatCCTAATGGAAACAAATATACATGGGCATGCCCATATAAAAGTAACCAATTGTACTTGGCACGAAATAATTTTCACTTCACTACAAAGAGGTATGACTCTTTCAGATAACAAACTTGTTAATTCACTTCCACAGATTTTTCTTGGTTACTTCCAAGCCACTCAAGCATTAATTTGCACaaacaaatttctaaacaagCTAAACAAATTAGATGAATAGATACTTAAGAACCCCATTTCCTAGCACCCACCTGAATACATTGTGGCAATAAATGTTCCTCTTGATCGCCAATTGGAAAACCCACGAAGCAGTAGCCCGGAGTTCAAATGCCCACAACAGATCCTCCAAAGCGTTGACAAAATTAAAGGCAGCATTGTCTCCCATGGGTTCTAGTTTCTCAAGACAATTGTCTACCTCTGAAACCAGTGACTCAGATTTTTCCGTCAGAAGCCTACAAAACAATATACACTTAGATATAGATATGCACGAAATGTATAGAAGAGAACAAAAATTCCGTTGTTGACACCTTGCCTTCATCCAAACATTTGACAAACTAATGATTACCTGATGGGAAGATCAAACCCAGCATCCCGCAGTGCATTTAAGAGGACAAGGACTTCACTTGTGCGCTCACACAAACTTGCAGCCCTAATAAAGCATGTCCATATTCTATGATCTGGCTCCACGCCGGCTTCCTTCATCTCCATGAGCTTTTGGATTCCAGCATTATAATCTCCATTCTTGACATAAGCATCAATAACTGAACTATATGGCAACGTATCAAGACTTAAGCCCGTTGCTTTCAAATTGTCAAGCACTTTTTCAGCTTCATGAGGCTGTCCAGAGCTACCATAAGAAACCATGAGGAGGTGCATTGTCGCAATGGTGGGTTCTACTCCTGCCTCTATCATTATGCTCAATAGCTTTTCTGCTTTGGAATGTTTTCCAGCATTTCTATACATTTTCatcattatatgaaaaaatgagCGGTCCAATTTACATCCATTTGACCTCAACTCTTCGAAAAGTTCCTCTGCTTGTTCCAGCTGCTGCTGCTTGCCAAATGCTGCAATCATGCTTTTGTAGGTGTCCAACTTAGGTTCCAGACCCAGCCTTCTCATTTCATGCATCAGTGACAAACCTTCTTCTGGTCTACGATCCCTGCAGTACATTATAATCAAAGTATTGAAAGTATCATCATCTGGACTAATTCCAGCCTCTTTAATTTGCTGGTACACTTGAACAGTCTTCTTGAAATCCTCAATTCCTGCATATAACTTAAGTATTGAATTCCATATTAAAAGATCAGGTTTAAACCCTGCCTCTTCCATCTCTTCGACCATGGCTTCGACATCCCTTACTCGTTTTCCCTTGCAAAACAACCCAATCATAATCCTATAAAGATGCATGGTCGGAAAATAACCGGCAGCCTTCATTCCATGGTATATTTTCTTCACCTCAAATATGTCTCCAGCTTGAGTGAATGATTCAAGCATCAAAAGAATAGAACTTTTACTTATCTTAAAACCCATATCTTGCAACTCCTCAATTACCACATACAGCTCGGTCAATCTCCCATCAATAATTAAAGCTTGCAATAGACCATTTATGGAATCTACAGTTGGGGAAGGGCCATCTCTCATCATTGTATTAAAAATAGCCCTGGCTCGCTCATAACAACCGCTTGCAGCATAAGCTTGTATTAAAGAATTCCAAAGCTTTCTGTCCACTGTTGTACCTTTTTTCTTAAGATTGCCGACCAAGCTTTCTGATTTCTGCCATAGCTTCAATTTCCCATATGCCTCAATAATATCTACATAAATGGAGACATTGTCAAACGAAATGCCTTTCGTTTCTGCCTGATCAACCAAATGGTGAGCAGTCTCGGGTAAGCCCATCTTACAATATATGAGCACCATAATTTGGTAAATATATCCAGAAGGTTCCACACCAAAGAATCTCATGTCAGAGAAAATCTGAGAAGCTTCACCAAAGAGTTCATTTTCTTTGCAGCCTTGAATCAGGGCTTCATAGAGGGTAGAACTTCCACTAAATGAACCAAACCCCCTAGCATTACTATATTCGTCCAAGGCAGCATTTAATTGATTAGCCTTGCAAAGTATCACAACCAGAGCTTCAGTTAACAGTTGCTTTGAGCCAGGAGCATGTTCTCTCAAGAATTCAAGCAATTCACGTGCTTCCAAGTGCCTACCAGACAAACTATACAAGCTTAAGATCGATAATAAATTATCACGGTCTAGTTCATAGCCATTGCTGATGGCAAATCTCAACATTCTAGCAGCATGGTCATAGCATCCCCCCTTGACAAGGATAGAAAAGATAACTTGTGGATTCATATTGCATACTTTTTCAATATCTCTGATCACTTTTTCCATGGCTTCCAATTTGTTATCCCTTACAAGTACTCGTAGCATCACCTCATAAAGAGCATGATCCGGCATGAAGCCATCATGCACCATTTCCCGATACAACACTAATGCCTTCTTTGTCTCATTGAACCTCAGAAAGATATCCAACATAACTGAGTACGCTAGATTATCAGGTCTGATTCCAGATCTACGCATGCAATCAAATGTCTCTTCGGCCTCTACTAGCTTCCCCACTTTGGCATACGCACACATTAAAGCACTATAAGTCCGCAAAGTGGGTTTAACTCCAGCATTCAACATCTCTGACATCACATTTGCAGCCTCCATTATCTTACTTTCTTTCCCAAGCGAATCAATCAAAACTGTATATGTAATTGCATCAGGATTTCGGCCAGAATTTTTCATGTCCTTGTAAAGCTGTAACGCTAAATCATGTTTCCCCTGCTTTCCATACATGTGGATAACAGTATTGTACGTCATTTCATCATTACCAAACCCCACTTTCCGCATCTCTTCACAAATCTCCTTCACCTTCTCTACATTCCCTTCTCTCGCAAAAGCATATAACAAAGAATTGTACGTCACTGCATCAGGAAAAAACCCTTTTGACTCTAAATCCTTAAAGAGCTGCTCAGCTTTGCTAGGCAGTCCACACCTACCATACACTGAAATCATGGCATTATAGGTCCATAAATCAGGCTGACAATTATGCATCTTCATATCATTGTAAACCTTCATAGCCTCCTCCAAATTTGATTCACGTGAACAAGCACTGAGAAGGGTGTTGTAAGTAATTATATCAGGCCGAATCCGTGACTTCCTTACCTCGTTCAAGAGTTCAATTGCCAAATTTGGTACCATAGCACCGGACTTCAAACGGGCATTTATCAGGGTATTGAAGCTCACAAGGTCAGGCTCACACCCTTTTTTGCGAATTGTATCAAGCAGTTCTTTGACCTTGTCGAACCGGCCATTCCTTGCATAAACACCCATCATGGCATTAAACACTTGGACTGTATTACCCTCCGTAGGCTCCGCCCGGGTGAAAATTTCCACTGCTAAGGCTTCTTGATTAGCCTTTCCAAGAATGGACAAGATGGTCGCAAGCATCCGCGCATTCGGGGAGTACCAGTGTCGCAAATTTAACCACTCGTACACCTCCAATGCGCGCTGCCAGCTCGACAGGCCCACCCATTTCACCACAAAGCAAAAATCGGTGGGAGTCATCTGAACCTGCCGGTCATCCAACACATCAGCGACAAACTCCTCCGGTTTCAGTCGTATAATCCGTTCAGTCAAGAATTTCACTCTTTCCCTCCAATCTTTGGCTCTCTTGAGGGCCAATTTGGACATTTTCTTCACCCTAGTCTTGCTAGGCCTCCCCAACGCTTGCTGGTTTTCATCGTTCCCATTCATAGGCGAAGATTCCATACCATCCACCTCCCGGGTCTCTTCTTTGGCCCCAGAATCCAGGGTCTTTACCGGACAACCGACATCCTCGACGACATGGGTTATTGTAGGAGATGCAACTGTGGACTGAGCCTGAGAAGATGGGTACGTCTCGGTGAATTTTAGGTGGGGCCATCTCACTGATGGAGAGGCTCTACTGTAGCTAAATTTCCGAGCACCACTCTCGTTACTATCATTACTAGTCTTAACATTCACAGGCTGAGAACAATTCCCGTTACTCTTAGTGGCGGTAGTAATAGCGGCAGAATTCGAAGAGCAAGAAAGAGAGGTGGCTTTGCCTTTGCATTTGCATACCTTAGAAGTAGAGGAGTCTACTGAGTGCAGTATTAAGGGTGATGCGGAAAAGGTCAGCACTCCGGAGCAAGCCATGGCCCCAGACCCAGTTTCTCGGCTGAGGTGGGATTGTTCCCCTGCCGATGCTTGGGGGTAGATATTAACAGCACTTTGTCTTTTGCTTGGTGGCACGGGAGACGGAGCATTGGACCCAAACAAAATCGGTGGACTTCGGGTCAAGTTGAAAAGGTGGGTTTCAagttatttaaatttagaactgaacaaaatattatttttttaataatttaaaatttaaaaaaattaaattttttaatatattttatgtaaaattttgaaaaaattataataattatattaagatAAGATATCATCTCCCAAACCAAACCAGGCCacttttttttgagttttatttcaatttaaaagtaAGCTTTCTATCCCGACTAACACTATGAATTATTAAGTACCCAAAAGAGTTattcatataattaaattattttcataccATATCTTATGATAGAATGAGAATATCACTATCCACATTTCGAAATTACGAATTAAAATTACCGTATTGTATCTTTGGACTAGAAAAAGGTGCAATTTGCACTCCATTGCAGCCGGAGTAAATCACAATAGAGAGATTCCGGGAGATAGCTACCTATTTAGCACGAACTGCAAAACACGAGAGTGAATGCTGGGTCGgcccaaaaattcaaaatcgaATATCAGCAATGTATTTTAATTGTCTGGGTTTACCCAAGAAAGAACGGGGAAAAAACCCCAAACATAATGGGTGTTTCAAATTCAGGGGGTAATTGAACTATAACTCACTTGTCCTCACCCATTTCCACCAGGAGAATAATTCACAATTATACTTTGAAAAACTCGATTTATCCTCAACATGTCTCAGT from Juglans microcarpa x Juglans regia isolate MS1-56 chromosome 4S, Jm3101_v1.0, whole genome shotgun sequence carries:
- the LOC121262800 gene encoding pentatricopeptide repeat-containing protein At3g18110, chloroplastic isoform X2, which encodes MACSGVLTFSASPLILHSVDSSTSKVCKCKGKATSLSCSSNSAAITTATKSNGNCSQPVNVKTSNDSNESGARKFSYSRASPSVRWPHLKFTETYPSSQAQSTVASPTITHVVEDVGCPVKTLDSGAKEETREVDGMESSPMNGNDENQQALGRPSKTRVKKMSKLALKRAKDWRERVKFLTERIIRLKPEEFVADVLDDRQVQMTPTDFCFVVKWVGLSSWQRALEVYEWLNLRHWYSPNARMLATILSILGKANQEALAVEIFTRAEPTEGNTVQVFNAMMGVYARNGRFDKVKELLDTIRKKGCEPDLVSFNTLINARLKSGAMVPNLAIELLNEVRKSRIRPDIITYNTLLSACSRESNLEEAMKVYNDMKMHNCQPDLWTYNAMISVYGRCGLPSKAEQLFKDLESKGFFPDAVTYNSLLYAFAREGNVEKVKEICEEMRKVGFGNDEMTYNTVIHMYGKQGKHDLALQLYKDMKNSGRNPDAITYTVLIDSLGKESKIMEAANVMSEMLNAGVKPTLRTYSALMCAYAKVGKLVEAEETFDCMRRSGIRPDNLAYSVMLDIFLRFNETKKALVLYREMVHDGFMPDHALYEVMLRVLVRDNKLEAMEKVIRDIEKVCNMNPQVIFSILVKGGCYDHAARMLRFAISNGYELDRDNLLSILSLYSLSGRHLEARELLEFLREHAPGSKQLLTEALVVILCKANQLNAALDEYSNARGFGSFSGSSTLYEALIQGCKENELFGEASQIFSDMRFFGVEPSGYIYQIMVLIYCKMGLPETAHHLVDQAETKGISFDNVSIYVDIIEAYGKLKLWQKSESLVGNLKKKGTTVDRKLWNSLIQAYAASGCYERARAIFNTMMRDGPSPTVDSINGLLQALIIDGRLTELYVVIEELQDMGFKISKSSILLMLESFTQAGDIFEVKKIYHGMKAAGYFPTMHLYRIMIGLFCKGKRVRDVEAMVEEMEEAGFKPDLLIWNSILKLYAGIEDFKKTVQVYQQIKEAGISPDDDTFNTLIIMYCRDRRPEEGLSLMHEMRRLGLEPKLDTYKSMIAAFGKQQQLEQAEELFEELRSNGCKLDRSFFHIMMKMYRNAGKHSKAEKLLSIMIEAGVEPTIATMHLLMVSYGSSGQPHEAEKVLDNLKATGLSLDTLPYSSVIDAYVKNGDYNAGIQKLMEMKEAGVEPDHRIWTCFIRAASLCERTSEVLVLLNALRDAGFDLPIRLLTEKSESLVSEVDNCLEKLEPMGDNAAFNFVNALEDLLWAFELRATASWVFQLAIKRNIYCHNVFRVADKDWGADFRKLSAGSALVGLTLWLDHMQGYPESPKSVVLITGTAEYNMVSLNSTLKACLWEMGSPFLPCRTRSGLLVAKAHSLRMWLKDSPFCLDLELKDATSLPESNSMKLVEGCFIRRGLVPAFKDITDRLGLVRPKKFARLALLSDEKRERAIQADIEGAREKLEKLKKKAEFGRMKKNKKLRNRKYIARAQLSTAEEF
- the LOC121262800 gene encoding pentatricopeptide repeat-containing protein At3g18110, chloroplastic isoform X1; translated protein: MACSGVLTFSASPLILHSVDSSTSKVCKCKGKATSLSCSSNSAAITTATKSNGNCSQPVNVKTSNDSNESGARKFSYSRASPSVRWPHLKFTETYPSSQAQSTVASPTITHVVEDVGCPVKTLDSGAKEETREVDGMESSPMNGNDENQQALGRPSKTRVKKMSKLALKRAKDWRERVKFLTERIIRLKPEEFVADVLDDRQVQMTPTDFCFVVKWVGLSSWQRALEVYEWLNLRHWYSPNARMLATILSILGKANQEALAVEIFTRAEPTEGNTVQVFNAMMGVYARNGRFDKVKELLDTIRKKGCEPDLVSFNTLINARLKSGAMVPNLAIELLNEVRKSRIRPDIITYNTLLSACSRESNLEEAMKVYNDMKMHNCQPDLWTYNAMISVYGRCGLPSKAEQLFKDLESKGFFPDAVTYNSLLYAFAREGNVEKVKEICEEMRKVGFGNDEMTYNTVIHMYGKQGKHDLALQLYKDMKNSGRNPDAITYTVLIDSLGKESKIMEAANVMSEMLNAGVKPTLRTYSALMCAYAKVGKLVEAEETFDCMRRSGIRPDNLAYSVMLDIFLRFNETKKALVLYREMVHDGFMPDHALYEVMLRVLVRDNKLEAMEKVIRDIEKVCNMNPQVIFSILVKGGCYDHAARMLRFAISNGYELDRDNLLSILSLYSLSGRHLEARELLEFLREHAPGSKQLLTEALVVILCKANQLNAALDEYSNARGFGSFSGSSTLYEALIQGCKENELFGEASQIFSDMRFFGVEPSGYIYQIMVLIYCKMGLPETAHHLVDQAETKGISFDNVSIYVDIIEAYGKLKLWQKSESLVGNLKKKGTTVDRKLWNSLIQAYAASGCYERARAIFNTMMRDGPSPTVDSINGLLQALIIDGRLTELYVVIEELQDMGFKISKSSILLMLESFTQAGDIFEVKKIYHGMKAAGYFPTMHLYRIMIGLFCKGKRVRDVEAMVEEMEEAGFKPDLLIWNSILKLYAGIEDFKKTVQVYQQIKEAGISPDDDTFNTLIIMYCRDRRPEEGLSLMHEMRRLGLEPKLDTYKSMIAAFGKQQQLEQAEELFEELRSNGCKLDRSFFHIMMKMYRNAGKHSKAEKLLSIMIEAGVEPTIATMHLLMVSYGSSGQPHEAEKVLDNLKATGLSLDTLPYSSVIDAYVKNGDYNAGIQKLMEMKEAGVEPDHRIWTCFIRAASLCERTSEVLVLLNALRDAGFDLPIRLLTEKSESLVSEVDNCLEKLEPMGDNAAFNFVNALEDLLWAFELRATASWVFQLAIKRNIYCHNVFRVADKDWGADFRKLSAGSALVGLTLWLDHMQDASLQGYPESPKSVVLITGTAEYNMVSLNSTLKACLWEMGSPFLPCRTRSGLLVAKAHSLRMWLKDSPFCLDLELKDATSLPESNSMKLVEGCFIRRGLVPAFKDITDRLGLVRPKKFARLALLSDEKRERAIQADIEGAREKLEKLKKKAEFGRMKKNKKLRNRKYIARAQLSTAEEF